One Echinicola strongylocentroti DNA window includes the following coding sequences:
- a CDS encoding CoA-binding protein, translated as MKKTVIIGATNKSGRYAFMAAKMLAEHGHTFVPLSIHDGEVLGEKILDLKSKPAIPDVHTVTMYVNPAHQEEWEDYLVSLGPERVIFNPGSENQSFIDRLEKAGIEAVEACTLVMLRTGQF; from the coding sequence ATGAAAAAGACCGTAATCATAGGGGCGACGAATAAGTCCGGTAGGTATGCTTTTATGGCAGCAAAGATGCTGGCTGAGCATGGTCACACTTTTGTTCCCCTGAGTATCCATGATGGCGAAGTATTGGGCGAAAAAATCCTCGATCTCAAAAGTAAACCTGCTATTCCTGATGTGCATACCGTAACAATGTATGTCAACCCCGCCCACCAAGAGGAATGGGAAGATTATTTGGTTTCGTTGGGGCCAGAGAGGGTGATTTTTAATCCTGGATCTGAAAACCAATCATTTATAGACCGGTTGGAGAAGGCAGGAATCGAGGCCGTAGAGGCTTGTACTTTGGTAATGTTAAGAACAGGGCAATTTTAG
- a CDS encoding acyl-CoA dehydrogenase family protein: MSSFQTQNTSAKKDLFEGVDFYGIDDLLTEEHLLIRQSMRDFVKKEISPYIEDWSQNAHFPSEIVPKFGEVGALGPQIPVEYGGGGLDDISYGLIMQEIERGDSGMRSTVSVQGSLVMYPIYSMGTEEQRKKYLPKLASGEWLGCFGLTEPDHGSDPGGMKTHFEDKGDHYLLNGAKMWISNAPEADIAVVWAKDPNGRIHGLIVERGMEGFTTPETHHKWSLRASCTGELVFDNVKIPKENLLPGKSGLSAPLMCLDAARYGISWGAIGAAMDCYESAKRYALERIQFNKPIASFQLVQKKLAEMLTEITKAQLLVWRLGTLKNEGKASSAQISLAKRNNVAMALNIAREARQIHGGMGITGEYPIMRHMMNLESVITYEGTHDIHLLILGNEITGIPAFK, encoded by the coding sequence ATGTCGTCATTTCAAACTCAAAACACTTCTGCGAAAAAAGATCTCTTTGAAGGTGTGGACTTTTATGGCATCGACGACCTGTTGACAGAAGAACATTTACTGATCCGGCAGTCCATGAGGGACTTTGTCAAAAAAGAAATATCCCCTTATATCGAAGACTGGTCCCAAAACGCCCATTTCCCATCCGAAATAGTACCGAAGTTTGGCGAAGTAGGTGCTTTAGGCCCTCAGATTCCCGTTGAATATGGAGGCGGTGGCTTGGACGATATTTCCTACGGACTGATCATGCAAGAAATTGAGCGAGGCGATTCGGGTATGCGGTCCACTGTTTCGGTCCAAGGCTCACTCGTCATGTACCCCATCTATTCCATGGGAACAGAAGAACAACGTAAAAAGTACTTGCCCAAACTAGCATCAGGAGAATGGCTGGGGTGCTTTGGTCTCACCGAACCAGACCATGGCTCCGATCCTGGCGGCATGAAAACCCATTTTGAAGACAAAGGAGACCACTATTTGCTCAACGGTGCAAAAATGTGGATTTCAAACGCTCCTGAAGCGGACATTGCTGTGGTATGGGCCAAGGACCCAAATGGGCGGATTCATGGCTTGATTGTGGAAAGAGGCATGGAAGGATTTACCACTCCAGAAACACATCATAAATGGTCATTAAGAGCGAGCTGTACTGGAGAGTTGGTTTTTGATAATGTCAAGATTCCCAAAGAAAACCTGTTGCCGGGAAAATCAGGTCTTAGCGCACCACTGATGTGTCTGGACGCTGCCAGGTATGGAATTTCATGGGGCGCCATCGGTGCAGCCATGGACTGCTATGAATCTGCCAAAAGATATGCGCTGGAACGCATTCAGTTCAATAAGCCCATCGCTTCCTTTCAGTTGGTACAAAAAAAACTGGCTGAAATGCTTACAGAAATCACAAAAGCACAACTATTGGTTTGGAGATTGGGCACATTAAAAAACGAAGGAAAGGCCAGCTCAGCACAAATCTCCCTGGCCAAACGAAACAATGTGGCCATGGCTTTGAACATTGCCCGCGAAGCGAGGCAAATCCACGGTGGCATGGGAATCACAGGAGAATATCCAATCATGCGCCATATGATGAATCTCGAATCAGTCATCACCTATGAAGGCACACATGACATTCACTTGTTGATCTTAGGAAATGAAATTACGGGAATCCCGGCGTTTAAATGA
- a CDS encoding DUF1573 domain-containing protein: MKNILFIPICLLISVGFSLPVHAQAIADSPLIWERQKASLGSVMEEYGKVTTEFFVVNDGTSPVVIEEVETDCGCTTVDFITDTLLHDQIGAVKVDYQPTGFGGTFEKKVVVKTNIKPAGDTLYLEGFNIPYPENVASYYDYKVGNLGFRFSSINMGEVFTNAPKVKYVDFYNFKDLPITLDDAHSGLPPHVKINMIPAIVPAKSRGLLAIQYDGAEKDDLGFFDEEVTFQIESSGNEGVALRLLTTVQEYFAPVPKSEVNQVPRLGVSEVDVDLGKISSKELVQREITLSNMSPEPVNIRKVVTNCDCMQFDLPTYDLEPGEKTTLKLSFDPSGRLGIDHKMVSIFSNDPLNPTRTIVVKSRID; this comes from the coding sequence ATGAAAAATATCCTGTTCATACCCATTTGCTTACTTATTTCTGTTGGTTTTTCTTTACCTGTTCATGCTCAGGCGATTGCGGATTCTCCGCTGATCTGGGAAAGGCAAAAAGCCTCATTAGGCTCAGTCATGGAGGAATATGGAAAAGTCACCACAGAATTTTTTGTGGTCAATGACGGGACATCGCCTGTGGTCATTGAGGAAGTGGAGACGGACTGTGGCTGTACCACGGTAGATTTTATCACAGATACATTGCTGCATGACCAAATTGGGGCCGTCAAAGTGGATTATCAACCTACTGGTTTTGGTGGGACTTTTGAGAAAAAAGTGGTAGTAAAAACCAATATCAAACCTGCTGGAGATACGCTCTACCTAGAAGGGTTCAATATTCCTTATCCAGAAAATGTCGCTTCTTACTATGATTACAAGGTAGGAAATCTTGGTTTTAGGTTTAGCTCTATCAATATGGGAGAAGTCTTCACCAATGCACCAAAGGTGAAATATGTGGACTTTTATAATTTTAAAGATCTCCCTATCACCTTGGATGATGCTCACAGTGGATTACCTCCGCATGTAAAAATCAATATGATCCCCGCTATCGTTCCAGCCAAGTCACGTGGCCTGCTGGCCATCCAATATGATGGCGCGGAGAAAGATGACCTAGGCTTCTTCGATGAAGAGGTGACCTTTCAGATAGAATCCAGCGGTAATGAGGGGGTAGCGCTTAGACTGTTGACAACGGTGCAGGAGTACTTCGCGCCAGTACCAAAAAGTGAGGTTAATCAGGTGCCTAGACTTGGGGTTTCAGAAGTGGACGTGGATTTGGGGAAAATTTCCAGTAAAGAACTGGTGCAGCGTGAAATCACGCTCAGTAATATGAGTCCTGAGCCAGTAAATATACGCAAAGTCGTGACCAATTGTGATTGTATGCAGTTTGACTTGCCTACTTATGATCTTGAACCAGGAGAGAAGACCACCTTGAAGCTTAGCTTTGACCCTTCTGGCAGACTTGGAATAGACCATAAAATGGTGTCGATATTCAGTAATGATCCCTTGAATCCCACCAGGACCATAGTGGTGAAGAGCAGGATAGATTAG
- a CDS encoding MBOAT family O-acyltransferase, producing the protein MLFNSIEFAFFLPIVFFIYWLVLKNTVKGQNIWLLVASYFFYGWWDWRFLFLILFSSVVDYTIGLNLHKATKESKRKLLLFLSVFINIGFLCYFKYFNFFLDSLNEAFTLLGKPLESSRLNIILPVGISFYTFQTLSYTIDIYKRKLEPTKDIVAFFTFVSFFPQLVAGPIERASHLLPQFSRKRNFSYDKVSEGGKLMLWGLFMKVVVADRLAVYVDDVYVLLDQHSWLTLFTAHAFFAFQIYCDFAGYSLIAIGCAKLFDFHLMDNFRRPYFATSFKSFWSRWHISLSTWFKDYVYIPIGGNRQGNFRAGVNLVVTFIISGFWHGANWTYIIWGALHGFYQIMEKYVLKFKLPKAVNWLIVFSLTCLAWVFFRAPSVGDAMTVLERIVTFQGSGLYFGDKGIFLFGLMGLSILMLHDYVLEFKPDYQFLYHRSPIVRYAAIVVLMVFITTFGVFDNSQFIYFQF; encoded by the coding sequence ATGCTGTTCAACTCCATAGAATTCGCATTCTTCCTTCCTATTGTGTTTTTTATTTACTGGCTAGTACTTAAAAACACAGTAAAAGGCCAAAACATCTGGCTACTAGTAGCCAGTTACTTTTTCTACGGATGGTGGGATTGGAGATTTTTATTTCTGATACTGTTCAGTTCGGTTGTCGATTACACCATTGGACTTAACCTCCACAAAGCCACTAAAGAATCCAAACGAAAGTTACTGCTGTTTCTAAGTGTATTTATCAATATTGGTTTTCTCTGCTATTTTAAATACTTCAATTTCTTCCTGGATAGCCTGAATGAAGCATTTACCTTACTCGGAAAACCACTGGAATCCAGCAGGCTAAACATCATTTTACCTGTAGGCATTAGTTTTTATACCTTCCAGACCCTGAGCTATACCATTGACATTTATAAAAGGAAGCTTGAGCCCACAAAGGATATTGTGGCGTTTTTTACTTTTGTCAGTTTCTTTCCCCAGCTCGTAGCAGGCCCCATTGAGCGGGCGAGTCATTTACTGCCCCAGTTTTCAAGGAAGCGAAATTTCTCCTATGACAAGGTTTCAGAAGGAGGCAAGCTGATGCTCTGGGGCTTATTCATGAAAGTAGTCGTAGCGGATCGTTTGGCGGTCTATGTAGATGATGTCTATGTTTTATTGGATCAGCACTCTTGGTTGACTTTATTTACCGCCCATGCATTCTTTGCCTTTCAGATTTATTGTGATTTTGCAGGCTACTCGCTTATCGCCATAGGATGCGCTAAGCTGTTTGACTTCCATTTGATGGATAACTTCCGTCGCCCCTACTTCGCTACATCCTTCAAGTCGTTTTGGAGCAGGTGGCATATTTCCCTCTCCACATGGTTTAAAGATTACGTCTATATCCCAATAGGAGGAAACCGGCAAGGCAATTTTCGCGCTGGTGTCAACCTAGTGGTCACCTTTATTATTAGTGGTTTTTGGCATGGGGCTAACTGGACATATATCATTTGGGGTGCACTCCATGGTTTCTATCAAATTATGGAAAAATACGTGCTTAAGTTCAAGCTTCCCAAAGCGGTCAATTGGCTCATTGTCTTTTCACTTACCTGCTTAGCCTGGGTGTTTTTTAGGGCGCCTTCAGTCGGAGATGCCATGACTGTCCTAGAAAGGATCGTCACCTTCCAAGGTTCCGGCCTGTATTTTGGAGACAAGGGCATCTTCCTTTTTGGGCTCATGGGGCTCTCTATCCTAATGCTCCATGATTATGTACTGGAATTCAAGCCCGATTACCAATTCCTGTACCATCGGAGCCCTATCGTTAGGTATGCAGCCATAGTAGTGCTTATGGTCTTCATCACGACCTTTGGGGTGTTTGACAATAGTCAGTTTATCTACTTTCAATTTTAA
- a CDS encoding polysaccharide lyase family 8 super-sandwich domain-containing protein — protein sequence MSFTVKTNILLILLSLLHTFGHAQEVNEADIILQKYRSVLLENKVKDNNVSNIVDRFDENTGKWKDLNYQDKDKTGWDPSTHIYRISYLSYAYFDSRSDFFKDDQLITVINLSLDHWLNAQYVNRNWFPMEVSIPRSLLNTAILLGDKLTPANFQNILDYASKVKIYKAGANLIWLADNVLHYALLVDDENKAKMAIGKIVNEIQIGAPSGIQEDYSFYHHEERLQQFSYGGAYLEISARIAWELDGTSYAFPQEKVDILRKFLTEGMWWMARGEYTVPPTIDRACSRRNSLKSTVSTETVNYLKDLDPNNPTPYKGMLQSLSGPLPITPKGSKAFYKADLLTHHSENASFFIKTLSERTLPVESINGENKKGKLMNYGNTYFLKNGKEYYNLMPFWDWNLLPGYTFVQGTEDYSRKPFTGSLSAEGTGVSVMDYELEDKDGNSTLSAQKSWFTHKNVMIALVSNLQTSQKESITSLDQSLWAGWVKSGEKIFPTSGDHDITNTGWVYHGGFSYGSPSAQKLGVKLTENKGSWGDINIKYKGEDPYSKKVFLPYIKQQKGSFDYYVADVASLEAAEQLHNKPFWEVISNSEDLQAIKFEDGVLAGVIWTPNEDFKVGQLTISTDVPVYFIKSSSGLTLTSPNPAHKSFSITVNGKHHHIENDFLKGTLLPL from the coding sequence ATGTCTTTCACGGTAAAAACCAACATACTACTCATCCTTTTATCCCTACTCCATACTTTTGGCCATGCTCAGGAGGTCAATGAAGCAGACATCATACTTCAAAAATACCGCTCGGTTCTTCTGGAAAACAAAGTAAAAGACAACAACGTCTCCAATATTGTCGATCGCTTTGATGAAAATACTGGAAAATGGAAGGATCTCAACTACCAAGATAAAGACAAAACAGGTTGGGACCCCTCGACACACATTTATCGTATCTCTTACCTGAGTTATGCCTATTTTGATTCAAGGTCCGATTTTTTCAAAGATGATCAACTCATCACCGTCATCAACTTATCTTTAGACCACTGGCTAAACGCACAGTATGTAAATAGGAACTGGTTTCCGATGGAAGTGTCCATTCCTAGATCATTGCTCAATACAGCCATCCTTTTGGGAGACAAGCTCACCCCTGCCAATTTCCAGAACATTTTGGATTATGCTTCAAAGGTCAAGATTTATAAAGCAGGTGCTAACTTGATATGGCTGGCTGACAATGTATTACACTATGCCCTACTCGTGGATGATGAAAATAAGGCCAAAATGGCAATAGGTAAAATCGTCAATGAAATTCAGATAGGCGCTCCTTCTGGCATTCAAGAAGACTATAGCTTTTACCACCACGAAGAACGCCTTCAGCAATTCAGCTACGGCGGTGCTTATTTAGAAATCAGTGCGCGGATAGCTTGGGAACTTGATGGTACATCCTATGCATTTCCGCAGGAGAAGGTCGATATATTACGGAAATTCCTGACAGAAGGCATGTGGTGGATGGCGAGAGGAGAATACACCGTCCCTCCTACCATTGACAGGGCGTGCAGCAGAAGGAATTCCTTAAAAAGTACTGTATCTACAGAAACCGTCAACTACCTCAAGGACCTTGATCCTAATAATCCCACCCCATATAAAGGAATGCTGCAAAGCCTTAGTGGGCCACTCCCCATTACTCCAAAAGGCTCCAAAGCTTTCTATAAGGCCGACCTCCTCACTCATCACTCCGAAAACGCCAGTTTTTTCATAAAAACACTCTCCGAAAGGACACTCCCTGTGGAGAGCATTAATGGAGAAAACAAGAAGGGCAAACTCATGAACTATGGCAATACTTACTTTCTGAAAAACGGAAAGGAATATTATAATCTAATGCCATTTTGGGATTGGAATTTATTGCCTGGATATACATTTGTCCAAGGAACAGAGGATTACAGCCGGAAGCCGTTTACAGGAAGCCTCTCTGCAGAGGGCACGGGCGTGTCGGTCATGGACTATGAATTGGAAGATAAAGATGGCAACAGTACACTCTCTGCCCAAAAATCATGGTTTACGCATAAAAATGTCATGATAGCATTGGTATCAAATCTTCAAACATCCCAAAAAGAATCGATAACTTCCCTCGATCAGTCCCTGTGGGCTGGATGGGTAAAATCTGGCGAGAAAATTTTTCCTACTAGCGGTGATCATGACATTACCAACACAGGATGGGTGTACCATGGTGGATTCTCATATGGTTCACCTTCAGCTCAAAAACTAGGCGTAAAATTAACCGAAAACAAAGGCTCTTGGGGAGATATTAATATTAAATATAAAGGTGAAGATCCGTATAGCAAAAAAGTATTCCTCCCCTATATCAAGCAGCAAAAGGGAAGTTTCGATTATTATGTAGCGGATGTAGCATCCTTGGAAGCAGCAGAACAACTTCACAACAAACCTTTTTGGGAGGTAATTAGCAATTCGGAAGACCTACAAGCGATCAAATTTGAGGACGGTGTTTTGGCAGGCGTTATATGGACTCCAAATGAAGACTTCAAGGTCGGCCAATTGACCATTTCAACTGATGTGCCAGTGTACTTTATAAAATCCTCTTCCGGACTTACACTGACCTCACCAAATCCTGCACATAAAAGCTTCTCTATTACGGTAAATGGCAAGCATCACCACATTGAAAACGACTTCCTAAAAGGGACTCTTTTACCACTTTAG
- a CDS encoding tryptophan 2,3-dioxygenase family protein — protein sequence MSKEQPPKEIIEKIQLLHEKYKASGQDMLSYLEGLLYADYLTYWDYINLDTLLTLQQPKTSFKDEKIFIIYHQITELYFKLIIWELEQICEQEDMNKAFLKQRLERIIMYFDQLISSFSVMWKGMEKEQFLKFRMSLLPSSGFQSAQYRIIEIMATEIQYLVNLQEREDYSDINLTNVDSLFDILYWQFGAKELATGEKTLTLKTFEEKYGKQLKELILKYRKKNLWKIYQHCPEIDDELTDLMRTLDLKANVYWPLAHYKSAVRYLHKAPEDIAATGGTNWQKYLPPRFQKVVFYPELWSEKEIQEWGKGWVVKEVFGQDE from the coding sequence ATGAGCAAGGAGCAACCACCTAAAGAGATCATCGAGAAAATTCAATTGTTACATGAAAAGTACAAAGCCTCTGGTCAGGATATGCTGTCTTACTTGGAGGGGCTATTGTATGCCGATTACCTTACTTACTGGGACTATATCAACCTCGACACGCTGCTGACTTTGCAGCAGCCAAAGACGTCTTTTAAGGACGAAAAAATCTTCATTATCTACCATCAGATCACGGAGCTTTACTTTAAGCTGATCATATGGGAGCTGGAGCAAATATGTGAGCAAGAAGACATGAACAAAGCTTTCTTAAAGCAGCGTTTGGAACGGATCATCATGTACTTTGATCAGTTGATTTCTTCTTTTTCGGTGATGTGGAAGGGAATGGAAAAGGAACAATTTCTGAAATTCAGGATGTCATTATTGCCATCAAGTGGGTTCCAGAGTGCCCAGTACAGGATCATTGAAATCATGGCCACCGAGATCCAGTACCTGGTGAATCTCCAGGAAAGGGAGGATTACAGTGATATTAACCTCACCAACGTGGACAGTCTTTTTGATATTCTTTATTGGCAGTTTGGGGCCAAAGAGCTGGCGACGGGTGAGAAAACCCTTACCTTGAAGACATTCGAAGAAAAATACGGGAAGCAGCTTAAGGAACTCATTCTAAAATATAGAAAGAAAAACTTATGGAAGATCTATCAGCACTGTCCTGAGATCGACGATGAGCTGACCGATTTGATGAGGACATTAGACCTTAAGGCAAATGTCTATTGGCCACTGGCACATTATAAATCTGCGGTGAGGTACCTTCACAAGGCCCCCGAGGATATTGCTGCTACAGGAGGGACCAACTGGCAGAAGTACCTTCCACCCCGCTTTCAGAAAGTTGTTTTTTATCCGGAATTATGGTCAGAAAAGGAAATCCAAGAGTGGGGAAAAGGATGGGTGGTCAAGGAGGTCTTTGGCCAAGATGAATAA
- the trpS gene encoding tryptophan--tRNA ligase has translation MARVLTGIQSSGRPHLGNILGAIVPAIELTKKDDNDSFIFIADFHSLTTIKDGAQRKENVHAVAAAWLAFGLDISKTTFYRQSRIPEIAELTWYLSCFTPFPMLANAHSFKDKSDKLSDINAGLFTYPVLMASDILIFDADIVPVGKDQLQHLEMTRDIASAFNHRTEEEILSLPESRVNENVMIIPGTDGQKMSKSYNNYIDIFLPAKQLKKNVNSIVTDSTPLEEPKDPDTCNVYKLYSLIASPEQTDSLRQKYLGGNFGYGHAKKEFLQLIMEKYAKERDIFDYYMNNLDELDAKLAEGEAKAREIAQTTLNRVRAKLGYR, from the coding sequence ATGGCAAGAGTATTAACAGGAATTCAAAGTTCGGGCAGGCCTCACTTGGGGAATATCCTAGGGGCTATCGTCCCGGCCATTGAGCTTACTAAAAAGGACGATAACGATTCTTTTATTTTTATCGCTGACTTTCACTCGCTGACTACTATCAAAGATGGGGCTCAACGAAAAGAAAACGTGCACGCAGTGGCAGCAGCCTGGCTGGCATTTGGATTGGACATTAGCAAAACCACCTTTTACCGTCAGTCCAGAATACCGGAAATAGCCGAGTTGACTTGGTACTTAAGCTGCTTCACGCCTTTCCCCATGCTGGCCAATGCGCACAGCTTCAAAGATAAATCCGATAAGCTTTCTGATATCAATGCAGGTCTTTTTACCTATCCTGTACTGATGGCTTCAGATATTTTGATCTTTGATGCAGACATTGTGCCCGTCGGCAAAGACCAACTCCAGCACCTGGAAATGACTAGGGATATTGCCAGTGCCTTTAACCACAGAACGGAAGAAGAAATCCTATCATTACCCGAATCCAGGGTAAATGAAAATGTCATGATCATCCCAGGCACGGATGGCCAAAAGATGAGCAAATCTTACAATAACTATATCGACATCTTTTTACCTGCCAAACAGCTCAAGAAAAATGTCAACAGTATCGTAACAGACAGCACTCCGCTGGAAGAGCCTAAAGATCCCGACACTTGTAATGTCTACAAGCTCTACAGTTTGATCGCATCACCTGAGCAGACCGACTCGCTTCGACAAAAGTACCTGGGTGGGAACTTTGGTTATGGACATGCTAAAAAAGAGTTTTTGCAATTGATAATGGAAAAATATGCGAAGGAGCGTGATATCTTCGATTATTATATGAACAACCTCGATGAACTGGATGCCAAGCTGGCAGAAGGAGAAGCCAAAGCTCGTGAAATAGCGCAAACTACGCTAAACAGAGTCAGAGCGAAGCTAGGATACAGGTAA
- a CDS encoding NAD(P)/FAD-dependent oxidoreductase, with amino-acid sequence MKKEIQLRLNPEVAFDEKQFVEAVCRAEGLSQAADRIEVRTLKRSIDARGRKVKVNVSAEIYINETPPSRITATKDYPNVHHADPVIIVGAGPAGLFAALRVIELGGKPIVLERGKDVRTRRRDLAAINKDHVVNPESNYCFGEGGAGTYSDGKLYTRSKKRGDVRRILEIMVAHGAREEILVDAHPHIGTNKLPQLVSDLRESILRAGGEIHFDTKVVDFIVSDGQMKGVVIGEGEKITGLGVILATGHSARDIFQLLHKKAILVEAKPFALGVRVEHDQQLIDQIQYHCSGERGAYLPASSYALVQQTDFDGKQRGVFSFCMCPGGFIVPAATSPGELVVNGMSPSRRDSKYANSGIVSAVELEDIPLEYQQYGPLSAMMFQADIEQAAWKAAGATQVAPAQRLEDFVNGKDSQSLLDTSYQPGLTAVNMTKEVLPDFIASRLRQAFKGFGRKMKGYLTNDAQIIGVESRTSSPVRIPRDRESFEHTEINRCFPCGEGAGYAGGIVSAAMDGERCAEKLMEKYG; translated from the coding sequence ATGAAAAAGGAAATACAGCTTAGGCTTAATCCAGAAGTGGCTTTTGACGAGAAGCAGTTCGTAGAAGCAGTTTGTCGTGCAGAGGGACTCAGTCAAGCAGCGGATCGTATAGAGGTCAGGACATTGAAACGCTCCATAGATGCAAGGGGGCGAAAGGTGAAAGTCAATGTTTCTGCGGAAATCTATATCAATGAAACACCCCCTTCGCGAATTACAGCAACCAAAGACTACCCAAACGTACATCATGCCGATCCAGTCATTATCGTTGGAGCTGGTCCGGCAGGGCTTTTTGCGGCTTTGCGGGTCATAGAGTTGGGAGGCAAACCCATTGTCTTGGAGAGAGGTAAGGATGTAAGGACGAGACGGAGGGACTTGGCTGCGATTAATAAAGACCATGTCGTCAATCCAGAATCTAATTACTGCTTTGGTGAAGGAGGGGCAGGCACCTATTCGGATGGAAAACTATATACCCGATCAAAGAAGCGAGGGGATGTTCGCAGAATACTGGAAATAATGGTCGCCCATGGAGCCAGAGAAGAGATTTTGGTAGATGCACATCCGCATATTGGCACCAATAAACTTCCCCAATTGGTAAGTGATTTACGTGAAAGTATTTTGAGAGCAGGTGGAGAGATCCATTTCGATACCAAGGTGGTGGATTTTATAGTGAGCGATGGCCAGATGAAAGGTGTGGTAATAGGAGAAGGGGAAAAGATCACTGGCCTCGGGGTGATTTTGGCAACCGGGCACTCTGCACGAGATATATTTCAATTGCTCCACAAAAAGGCCATTCTTGTGGAGGCCAAACCATTCGCACTAGGGGTTAGGGTAGAGCATGACCAACAGTTAATAGACCAGATCCAATACCATTGTTCGGGAGAAAGGGGAGCCTACTTGCCTGCTTCTTCCTATGCACTGGTGCAGCAAACGGATTTTGATGGAAAACAACGCGGTGTCTTTTCTTTTTGCATGTGTCCTGGCGGATTTATCGTTCCTGCTGCCACATCACCAGGCGAATTGGTGGTGAATGGGATGAGTCCAAGCAGGCGGGACAGTAAGTATGCCAATTCAGGAATTGTATCAGCAGTCGAGTTGGAGGATATTCCTTTGGAATACCAGCAATATGGGCCTTTGTCAGCGATGATGTTCCAGGCTGATATTGAGCAGGCCGCTTGGAAGGCTGCAGGAGCCACACAAGTCGCTCCCGCTCAGCGCCTGGAGGACTTTGTGAATGGGAAAGATAGCCAGTCGCTCTTGGATACTTCTTATCAACCGGGGCTCACAGCGGTAAACATGACCAAGGAAGTTTTGCCGGATTTTATTGCTTCAAGGTTAAGGCAAGCGTTTAAAGGGTTCGGGAGGAAGATGAAGGGGTACTTGACCAATGATGCCCAGATAATAGGGGTGGAGAGCAGGACATCCTCGCCTGTAAGAATTCCTCGTGACAGGGAATCTTTTGAACATACTGAGATAAATAGGTGTTTTCCCTGTGGGGAGGGTGCTGGCTATGCAGGTGGCATTGTTTCTGCTGCAATGGATGGAGAGCGATGTGCAGAAAAACTAATGGAAAAATATGGCTGA